Proteins encoded within one genomic window of Blattabacterium cuenoti:
- a CDS encoding ribonucleoside-diphosphate reductase subunit alpha codes for METHPIAEKEGWKVGKDIPIWANNELYLTTIKGGYLLDGETPFEAYKRLSKNASKILKKPKIEREFFNILWKGWLIPSTPVMVNLGTEKGLPISCFSGKIGDSMYEIYRKNLEMAMLSKHGGGTSYDFSLVRPVGSFIKNGALGTSDGIIPFIKSYDSAIVASKQGRTRRGAVAIYLNIEHEEYPEFLKIREPKGDINRQCHNIHQGVIISNSFMEKVLKNNGKERKLWINTLKERVKTGEPYLFFKDNANKNLPENWKKHGLKIYHSNLCSEIMLPTDENHTLVCCLSSLNLFKYMEWKNTNTVFYAILFLDAVLQEFIDKGKNIQGIEDAVRFAEKSRALGLGALGWHSYLQEKMIPFISVESEILTHNIFRYIQLESQKATKYLAKEYGEPEWNRGTGRRNLTLMAMAPNRSSAKLAGGLSQGIEPLAANIYVDDDAKGMHIRKNPHLEKILIQNGYNLPEVWEQIANEKGSCLNLTTLNEKEKNVFKCFKEINQLGLIKQASIRQKYIDQGQSINLSFHQKTPAKFINKVHVEAWKIGLKSLYYYRSESILRADSGGAKNRDLYSECLL; via the coding sequence TTATCTAAAAATGCTTCTAAAATTCTAAAAAAACCAAAAATAGAAAGAGAATTTTTTAATATTTTATGGAAAGGATGGCTTATTCCTTCTACTCCAGTTATGGTGAATTTAGGAACAGAAAAAGGATTGCCTATCAGTTGTTTTTCAGGTAAAATTGGAGATAGTATGTATGAAATATATAGGAAAAATTTAGAAATGGCTATGTTGAGTAAACACGGAGGAGGAACTTCTTATGATTTTAGTCTCGTAAGACCTGTAGGAAGTTTTATAAAAAATGGGGCGTTGGGAACTTCTGATGGAATAATTCCTTTTATTAAATCATATGATAGTGCTATTGTCGCTAGCAAACAAGGAAGAACAAGAAGAGGTGCAGTTGCTATTTATTTAAATATAGAACACGAGGAATATCCAGAGTTTTTAAAAATAAGAGAACCTAAAGGAGATATTAATCGTCAATGTCATAATATTCATCAAGGTGTAATAATTTCTAATTCTTTTATGGAAAAAGTATTGAAAAATAATGGAAAAGAAAGAAAATTGTGGATCAATACCTTGAAAGAACGTGTAAAAACTGGAGAACCTTATCTTTTTTTTAAAGATAATGCCAATAAAAATCTTCCAGAAAACTGGAAAAAACATGGATTAAAAATCTATCATAGTAATCTTTGTTCAGAAATTATGTTGCCAACAGATGAAAATCACACTCTCGTATGTTGTCTTTCCTCATTAAACTTATTCAAATATATGGAATGGAAAAATACAAATACTGTGTTTTATGCTATTTTATTTTTAGATGCTGTTTTACAAGAATTTATAGACAAAGGAAAAAATATACAAGGAATAGAGGATGCTGTTCGTTTTGCGGAAAAAAGTAGAGCATTAGGATTAGGTGCTTTAGGTTGGCATTCCTATTTACAAGAAAAAATGATTCCATTCATATCTGTAGAATCTGAAATATTAACTCACAATATATTTAGATATATACAATTAGAGTCTCAAAAAGCAACTAAATATTTGGCTAAAGAATATGGAGAACCAGAATGGAATAGAGGAACAGGAAGAAGGAATTTGACTTTAATGGCTATGGCTCCGAATAGAAGTTCGGCCAAATTAGCAGGAGGACTTTCACAAGGGATAGAACCTTTAGCTGCAAATATTTATGTAGATGATGATGCAAAAGGAATGCATATTCGAAAAAATCCTCATTTAGAAAAAATTCTTATCCAAAATGGATATAACTTACCAGAAGTTTGGGAACAAATAGCTAATGAAAAAGGGTCTTGTTTGAATTTGACGACTCTTAATGAAAAAGAGAAAAATGTATTTAAATGTTTTAAGGAAATAAATCAATTAGGATTAATAAAACAAGCGAGCATACGACAAAAATATATTGATCAGGGTCAAAGTATCAATTTATCTTTTCATCAAAAGACTCCTGCAAAATTTATAAACAAAGTTCATGTTGAAGCTTGGAAAATAGGATTAAAAAGTCTTTATTATTATAGAAGTGAGAGTATTCTTCGTGCAGATAGTGGTGGTGCAAAAAATAGAGACTTATATTCAGAGTGTTTGTTATAA
- the queA gene encoding tRNA preQ1(34) S-adenosylmethionine ribosyltransferase-isomerase QueA: MRTSDFDFIFPSNLLAYQPTRERDESKLMVIHRINNKIEHKLFKDLHQYFEEGDTLILNNTKVFPARLFGNKEKTEAKIEVFLLRELDSQDRTWDVLVDPARKVRVGNKLNFGNGLTGEVIDNTTSRGRIIQLHFNGNHEELIKKIKELGKTPLPKYINRPPDKNDKERYQTVYAKKEGSVAAPTAGLHFSKHLLKILEIKGVNLVEVTLHLGLGSFLPVEVEDISKHKMDSEKCFINKNICDIVNQAICKKKRICAVGTSSMRAIESSVSSSKFLNPFSGWTNKFIFPPYNFSIANSMITNFHMPKSTLLMMTVAFAEYDLIMKAYQTAIQEKYRFYSYGDVMLIL; encoded by the coding sequence ATGAGAACTTCAGATTTTGACTTTATATTTCCATCAAATCTTTTAGCCTACCAACCAACTAGAGAAAGAGATGAATCCAAATTAATGGTTATTCATAGAATAAATAATAAAATTGAACACAAATTATTTAAAGATTTACATCAGTACTTTGAAGAAGGAGATACTTTAATACTTAACAATACAAAAGTTTTTCCAGCAAGATTATTTGGAAATAAAGAAAAAACAGAAGCAAAAATAGAAGTTTTTTTGCTCAGAGAATTAGATTCTCAAGATAGAACTTGGGATGTTTTAGTAGATCCTGCAAGAAAAGTCAGAGTGGGAAACAAATTAAATTTTGGAAATGGATTAACTGGAGAAGTTATAGATAATACAACTTCTAGAGGAAGAATTATACAACTTCATTTTAATGGAAATCATGAAGAACTTATAAAAAAAATAAAAGAATTAGGAAAAACTCCTTTACCTAAATATATTAACAGACCACCAGACAAAAACGATAAAGAAAGATATCAAACTGTTTATGCAAAAAAAGAAGGATCCGTAGCAGCTCCTACGGCAGGACTTCATTTTTCAAAACATTTATTGAAAATATTAGAAATAAAAGGAGTAAACTTAGTTGAAGTGACTTTGCATCTCGGATTGGGAAGCTTCTTACCAGTAGAAGTAGAAGATATATCTAAACACAAAATGGATTCTGAAAAATGTTTTATAAACAAAAACATATGCGATATAGTGAATCAAGCAATATGTAAAAAAAAACGGATATGTGCAGTAGGAACTTCATCTATGCGTGCTATTGAAAGTTCAGTGTCTTCCAGTAAATTTTTAAATCCTTTTTCTGGATGGACCAATAAATTTATATTTCCTCCCTATAATTTTAGTATAGCGAATTCTATGATTACAAATTTTCATATGCCTAAATCAACATTACTTATGATGACAGTAGCTTTTGCAGAATATGATTTAATTATGAAAGCATATCAAACAGCTATACAAGAAAAATATAGATTTTATTCTTATGGAGATGTAATGTTAATTCTGTAA